A region of the Dickeya chrysanthemi NCPPB 402 genome:
GCTGAAGAGAACCGCGAGCGCCATCCCGCAAATAATCGCATTGTAGATGGCGGCGTGATTCACATGCCCCACCGAGTTGAGCGTCCAGTACGTCTCTCTGCCGAGGTAAAAGTGCTCCCACGCGCCATAAACCAGGCCGACAAACGTCCCAAACGTAGCCCAAAACACCAGGCCGATTTTCTGCTTTTCACTGAAACCGGCGCGATAGACAACCCAGCCGAACAAGGTATAACGAGCCACATCCGTCAGTGCACTTAAATCGGTGTGATAGGCGGAAAACGGCAACCCGACTAAAAACGAAAGCATGTAAAGGGCGAAAAACAGATCCCATCCTGACCACTGACGCGCTTTTTTATTCATGACTGCCTGAACGATCACACACAGCAACAACAGCGCCATAGCGATATTCTTGGGTGCTTCAACCAGAGGATTAACGAAAATAGCCAGCGCACTAAAAAAATACAGGCCATGATTATCGGTATGTCTGGTACTAAACGATAATTGCGTTGTCATTAAATCTTTCTCAACAAATGGATAAAAGCCGACTGAATTTCAGGAAGGGTAATGTGCTGCATACACGCTGACTGCCCATCACAAAACTGCAGGCAGCGAGTCTCAGTCCGATTGCACCGTTCAAGCCAGGCAAGTTCGCGCCCAAACAAAGTGTGCTGATCACGACAGGAGATCGGGTGAAAACCGATATTGATAATCGGATTATTTTGCCAGAAACGGCCGGGACCAAACGCGACGGGGTTACCGGGACCATACAGCGTCATCGTCGGGGTATTTACCCATTTCGCCAAATGCGCCACGCCGGTATCAGCGCAGATTAGCGCTTTCGCCCCCGCCAACAGCGTCAGCAATTGGGATAACGACAACTCACCGGCAAAACTGCGATAACGCCGTTGCGGATCGATCGCATCAACGATATGGCGTTCGTTGCCGCCGCCGCTCCAGACCGGAGTATAACCCTGTGTCGTCAACCAGTCTGCCAGCGCCAGCCACTGCTCCGGCGGCCAGAAACGCACCGGGTTGCTGGCGCCGACATGCAGCACGACAACAGGCGACGTCGGCGGCGTGAAATCGCAGGCCGGCGCCGACCAACGCAAAGGCTCAGGCAACTCGCCGTGCGTTAACGTCGCCATGGCATCGCCCCACGCCATCGGTTCAGCGGGATAGTCATGATATTCATTGACCGGCCAGCTTTTGGCGTTATGCAACGCGGGGCAATGCGCAATAATCCAACGGCTGCCTGCAGCCAGCGCCAGCCAGCTGTAGCGATTGTCGCCTGGAATCAGCGCCAGATCATAAGGCCCGCTGCTCACGATAGCCGAGACCGACGCCGCCGACGACGGCTGATAAGGCATCGGCACTACGCCATACGGATTGAGGCGATAGACCTCGACAAACGCCGGCTTGCACAGCAGCACAATCTCTGCACGTGGATAATTGCGACGCAGTTTAGCCAGCAACGGCGTCAACATTACGGTATCGCCCAACAACAGATTGTGGGCGACCAGAATACGGTTGACCTCCGCCGGCGCACGGCGCCAGGGCTTTTTCAGCAACTGCAACAAGCCGCGGGGGAAAATCTTCAACCGGGCAGCAAATTTGCTCATGAACGGGTAGACCGCAGGCTGTTGCGGAAAATCGTCGTCATTTTATCAAGCATGATATCCGCGCCGAACTGTTCAGAGGCCCGCTTCAGCGCCGCCTCGCTAAACCGGGCGCGCAATACATCATCACCCATCAGTTGCCGCAGTTTTTGCTCAAGCAAAGCAGTGTTTTTCGGCGCTATCAGATAACCGGTCTGTTCATTGACCACCGCCTCGTCAATGGCGCCGACATTGGTCGACACGACCGGCAAGCCGCAAGCCATCGCCTGCATGATGCTTTGCGGTACGCCTTCATTGCCATAAGACGGCAGAACAAACAGATCCATACTGTTCAGGCAGTCCGGAACGTCGTCACGGTTGCCCAGAAAAATCACGCCATCCGCCAGCCCCGTCGCCGCGACCTGTTGTTCCAGTGCCTGACGCTGCGGCCCATCGCCGACCATCAGCAACTGCCAGTCGGGAAAATCCTTCGTCAATGTCTGCCAGGCTTCCAGCAGGTAGGTATGCCCTTTCCAGGAACGCATGGTCGCCAGAATCCCCAGCGTCGGTCGGCTCGGAATACCGATGGTTTGTCGGGCCGTCTGCCGCGCAGACTGACGATAAAAACTCAAGTCGATGCCGGTCGGCACCGAGGTCATGTGCGACAACGGGTAACGGTTATCCCGGTGCAGTTGCTGACGCAGCCGTTCACCGGTGGTGGCGATGTGACGGGTAGCAGTCATATATAGCCAGCGGGTGGTCAACGATCGGTTAATATCGGTGGAAACATGGCGGGTACGCACCATCTGCGGTACACGTTTTCCCAACATCACGCCGGCGACCGCCACCAGCCAGGCATCGGTGGAACTGTGCGTATTGACGACATCGAACGCGCAACCGTGCTGACGCAACCACCCCATCAACGCCATCAGCGACGACAACCGTTTTTTCTCAATCGGCAGCCCCACAACGGCAATGCCGCGCGCCTGTGCTTCACGATAAATAGTCGAGTGAGGACAACACAGAATAGTGACCTTGTGGCCACGCTTCATCATTCCCTGAGATTCCGTAAGAATACGAATTTCCTGCCCGCCCCAACCACAAGAGGACTCGGTATGTAATATATTTAAAGATGTGTCTAACATCTTTTATACCTATATCAGATAAGCCTTAAATCATAAACCGCCTATAATACATGAAGGATGACGAAGAATCCTGTACAAAATGCATTCTTTATATACCCTAAATAATCCGAGTTGCAGGACAAAACGCGTTGCGTTTTAAACAACGCAACGCGTTGGCCCGTCAGGACAAGGCTCATTGAGCCTTATCACGCGGCAAGAGAGTGACAAATTCGTTGGGAACGAATTTGATCAGCCAACGGCTGGCCTCCGTTGAGAGACAGGATGTCTCTTATTTCATCCCGATAAGCTGACTCAGGCCAGTGATTCGGGTGAAAGCTCGCAGCCAACACGCCTGCAACTTGAAATATGGCGGATATATCAATGAATAAATATATTTTCTAAAAATAAGAACGAAGAAAAATATATATTTCACTCACTCTTTAATATTAATTAACGCCTCATTCATTCTGCCTACCGGCCCACGGTTGATGAATAATCGGCTTTATCATCAGGCATTAATACAACGCGCAACCCTACGAATTTCAGCGCTAATTCCCTGTTTCTCTGGCAGAAATAAGCGTACCGGCCATACCCGGTTAAAATGATAGATTTAGCCGCTATAAATATATAGAATTCGCTATCGCCGACTCTAATACCGATGATTATGTTACAAACGCTGTATACCTTTCTGTTTTACATGATCCAGCCGCTTATCTGGCTGCGTCTATGGCTCCGGGGTCGAAAAATCCCCGCTTACCGCAAACGCTGGGGAGAGCGCTACGGCTTCTACCGGAATCAGGTAAAACCCGAAGGCATACTGCTGCATTCCGTCTCTGTCGGAGAGACGCTGGCCGCAGTGCCGCTGGTTCGCGCCCTGCGTCATCGTTATCCGTCTTTACCCATTACCGTCACCACCATGACGCCGACAGGTTCCGAGCGAGCTTTATCCGCATTCGGCAAAGACGTTTACCATGTCTATCTGCCCTACGATCTGCCCGGTGCCATGATGCGCTTTCTCGATCATGTCCAACCGCGTTTGGTGATCATCATGGAAACCGAGTTATGGCCGAACCTGATTACCGCTTTGCATCAACGCAACATCCCGCTCATCATCGCCAATGCGCGTTTGTCCGAGCGCTCGGCTAACGGCTACCACAAACTCGGCCGCTTTATGCGCACGTTGCTGCGCCGCATCACCCTCATCGCGGTACAAAATGAGGAAGACGGCGAGCGCTTTATCAATCTGGGGCTGAAACGTTCGCAGTTGAATGTGACCGGCAGCCTGAAATTCGATATCTCCGTCACGCCGGAGCTGGCTGCCCGCGCCGTCACGCTACGTCGTCAGTGGGCACCGCAGCGACCGGTGTGGATCGCCGCCAGTACTCACGACGGCGAAGAAAAGATCATCGTCGACGCCCATACCGCATTACTGAAAACCTTTCCGACCCTGCTGCTGATTCTGGTGCCGCGCCACCCTGACCGCTTTGACGACGCCAAAGCCATTGTGCGCAAAGCCGGGCTGGAATACACCCTGCGCAGCGCAGGTACGGTTCCTCCCGCCTCATCGCATGTGGTGATTGGCGATACCATGGGTGAACTGATGCTGCTGTACGGCATCGCCGATCTGGCGTTTGTCGGCGGCAGCCTGATTGAACGGGGCGGACATAATCCGCTGGAGCCGGCCGCGCACGCCATACCGGTGTTGATGGGACCGCATACCTTCAACTTCAAGGATATCTGCGCCCGATTACAGGAATCCGACGGGTTGATCACCGTGCGGGATACCGCCTCACTGGTGGGACAGATCACCACACTCTTGTCGGACGATGATTA
Encoded here:
- a CDS encoding glycosyltransferase family 9 protein, whose protein sequence is MSKFAARLKIFPRGLLQLLKKPWRRAPAEVNRILVAHNLLLGDTVMLTPLLAKLRRNYPRAEIVLLCKPAFVEVYRLNPYGVVPMPYQPSSAASVSAIVSSGPYDLALIPGDNRYSWLALAAGSRWIIAHCPALHNAKSWPVNEYHDYPAEPMAWGDAMATLTHGELPEPLRWSAPACDFTPPTSPVVVLHVGASNPVRFWPPEQWLALADWLTTQGYTPVWSGGGNERHIVDAIDPQRRYRSFAGELSLSQLLTLLAGAKALICADTGVAHLAKWVNTPTMTLYGPGNPVAFGPGRFWQNNPIINIGFHPISCRDQHTLFGRELAWLERCNRTETRCLQFCDGQSACMQHITLPEIQSAFIHLLRKI
- a CDS encoding glycosyltransferase family 4 protein, producing the protein MLDTSLNILHTESSCGWGGQEIRILTESQGMMKRGHKVTILCCPHSTIYREAQARGIAVVGLPIEKKRLSSLMALMGWLRQHGCAFDVVNTHSSTDAWLVAVAGVMLGKRVPQMVRTRHVSTDINRSLTTRWLYMTATRHIATTGERLRQQLHRDNRYPLSHMTSVPTGIDLSFYRQSARQTARQTIGIPSRPTLGILATMRSWKGHTYLLEAWQTLTKDFPDWQLLMVGDGPQRQALEQQVAATGLADGVIFLGNRDDVPDCLNSMDLFVLPSYGNEGVPQSIMQAMACGLPVVSTNVGAIDEAVVNEQTGYLIAPKNTALLEQKLRQLMGDDVLRARFSEAALKRASEQFGADIMLDKMTTIFRNSLRSTRS
- the waaA gene encoding lipid IV(A) 3-deoxy-D-manno-octulosonic acid transferase: MLQTLYTFLFYMIQPLIWLRLWLRGRKIPAYRKRWGERYGFYRNQVKPEGILLHSVSVGETLAAVPLVRALRHRYPSLPITVTTMTPTGSERALSAFGKDVYHVYLPYDLPGAMMRFLDHVQPRLVIIMETELWPNLITALHQRNIPLIIANARLSERSANGYHKLGRFMRTLLRRITLIAVQNEEDGERFINLGLKRSQLNVTGSLKFDISVTPELAARAVTLRRQWAPQRPVWIAASTHDGEEKIIVDAHTALLKTFPTLLLILVPRHPDRFDDAKAIVRKAGLEYTLRSAGTVPPASSHVVIGDTMGELMLLYGIADLAFVGGSLIERGGHNPLEPAAHAIPVLMGPHTFNFKDICARLQESDGLITVRDTASLVGQITTLLSDDDYRRYHGHHAVDVLHKNQGALQSLLTLLEPYLPPRSQ